The Opitutus sp. ER46 genome contains a region encoding:
- the dacB gene encoding D-alanyl-D-alanine carboxypeptidase/D-alanyl-D-alanine-endopeptidase: MIPRHWRCVFGWILLLALALWRPARAEEAVAVTGAETLADLRAEVGLRLDAPRFRGSAWGVKVVSVDTGAVLVERDAAQRLSPASNAKLYVAALALDRLGGDWRIKTPVLARGVVDGEGALQGDLVVAGRGDPSWNPRRAGKDFWTAFEPFVALVREAGIRRIRGDVIADGTWLRTTPQGAGWTADDLNDYYGAEISGVALEENYLDLRVGPGAVPGAPGVIELVQPLTGLQIDNRLTTVTESGARQVRVLRLPGERWVTVFGTVPAGGGEALEATTVPRPAEWFATGMKEALRRAGIEVTGRARGVRWPELTPDVRGARQLGEIVSPTLREMVSVLLKVSQNLRTDLLFATLGELERQPETSAWRTADELALTALGRFLREHDLRPGDVQFDEGSGLSRNNLVTADAMVRLLRFMAQHREAAAFADALPVAGRDGTLRGRMKGTPAEGQVQAKTGTLRWANSLSGYVTTAAGERLAFCFMLNRHVAPADHRTRDELDELAVMLARYRGDSR; the protein is encoded by the coding sequence ATGATCCCCCGTCATTGGCGGTGTGTTTTCGGATGGATACTGCTCCTGGCGCTGGCGCTTTGGCGGCCGGCACGCGCCGAGGAAGCCGTGGCGGTGACGGGGGCTGAGACGCTCGCCGACCTGCGCGCCGAGGTGGGCCTCCGGCTCGATGCGCCGCGGTTTCGCGGCTCGGCCTGGGGGGTGAAGGTGGTCTCAGTGGACACCGGCGCGGTGCTGGTGGAGCGCGATGCGGCGCAGCGGCTGAGCCCGGCCTCCAACGCCAAGCTCTACGTCGCCGCCCTGGCGCTGGACCGGCTGGGGGGCGACTGGCGGATCAAGACGCCCGTGCTGGCTCGCGGGGTTGTCGACGGCGAAGGCGCGTTGCAGGGCGACCTCGTGGTCGCGGGGCGGGGCGATCCAAGCTGGAACCCCCGGCGAGCGGGCAAGGATTTCTGGACGGCGTTTGAGCCCTTCGTGGCGCTGGTCCGCGAGGCGGGGATCCGCCGCATCCGCGGCGACGTGATCGCGGATGGGACGTGGCTGCGCACGACGCCCCAGGGAGCGGGGTGGACGGCGGACGACCTGAACGACTACTACGGCGCCGAGATCTCGGGGGTGGCCCTGGAGGAAAACTACCTCGATCTGCGCGTGGGGCCGGGGGCCGTGCCCGGCGCCCCCGGCGTGATCGAGCTGGTCCAGCCGCTGACCGGGCTGCAAATCGACAACCGGCTGACGACGGTGACGGAGTCGGGGGCGCGTCAGGTGCGCGTGCTCCGGCTGCCGGGCGAGCGCTGGGTGACGGTGTTCGGCACGGTGCCGGCGGGTGGCGGAGAGGCGCTCGAGGCCACCACGGTGCCTCGGCCGGCGGAGTGGTTTGCCACCGGCATGAAGGAGGCGCTGCGCCGGGCGGGCATCGAGGTGACCGGCCGTGCGCGCGGCGTGCGCTGGCCCGAGCTGACCCCGGATGTGCGGGGCGCGCGGCAACTCGGGGAGATCGTCTCGCCGACCTTGCGCGAGATGGTGTCGGTGCTCCTCAAGGTTTCGCAGAACCTGCGCACCGATCTCCTGTTCGCCACGCTGGGCGAGCTGGAGCGTCAGCCGGAGACGTCGGCGTGGCGCACCGCGGACGAACTGGCGCTGACGGCGCTGGGGCGGTTCCTCCGCGAGCACGACCTGCGGCCGGGCGACGTGCAGTTCGACGAAGGCTCCGGACTTTCGCGCAACAACCTGGTGACGGCGGACGCGATGGTGCGCCTGCTGCGGTTCATGGCGCAGCACCGCGAGGCGGCGGCGTTTGCCGACGCGCTGCCCGTGGCAGGCCGGGACGGCACGCTGCGGGGGCGGATGAAGGGCACGCCGGCGGAAGGCCAGGTGCAGGCCAAGACCGGCACGTTGCGCTGGGCCAATTCGCTTTCGGGCTACGTGACGACGGCCGCCGGCGAGCGGCTCGCATTCTGTTTCATGCTGAACCGGCACGTGGCGCCCGCGGACCACCGGACGCGCGACGAGCTCGACGAACTGGCCGTGATGCTGGCGCGGTATCGCGGCGACTCACGTTGA
- a CDS encoding N-acetylmuramoyl-L-alanine amidase-like domain-containing protein, with protein sequence MNSRTLLLSSTLLALGASALAATAPAPAAPATAATAATPKAGTTPAATPVDPIPPLLAKPLYQFTEREVGQYLGYLQATMPDLRQRIVHLARKNIGQPYELYLLGEMPFEAYDPQPIYCLTKSDCLVFTEHTYAMALTRDWSGFIRMLQRIRYRDGKLGVATRNHYTEADWNVSNRWLVRDLTDELAGAKALPFDARIDRSKFLHNRYGLDVSIPVEEHHDRFIPLSEIERIASQLKDGDFVNVVRGSINAGHANAEIYGGKAWVGHTGLIAHSPDGTVTIIHSAEPKVREEPLAAFIARGVESAKSPQARQRLLGFKFLRLQDDPLANLRQIDGDDTPRVTLPGGARAGL encoded by the coding sequence GTGAATTCCCGTACCCTTCTCCTTTCCTCCACACTGCTCGCGTTGGGCGCCAGCGCGCTGGCGGCAACCGCGCCTGCGCCCGCTGCCCCCGCAACGGCTGCGACGGCTGCAACACCCAAGGCCGGCACGACTCCTGCCGCCACGCCGGTCGATCCCATCCCGCCGTTGTTGGCGAAACCGCTCTATCAGTTCACCGAGCGCGAGGTGGGGCAGTACCTCGGTTACCTGCAGGCCACCATGCCGGACCTCCGCCAGCGGATCGTCCACCTGGCCCGCAAGAACATCGGCCAGCCGTACGAGCTGTACCTGCTCGGCGAGATGCCGTTCGAGGCCTACGACCCGCAGCCCATCTACTGTCTCACCAAGAGCGACTGCCTCGTGTTCACCGAGCACACCTACGCGATGGCGCTGACCCGCGATTGGTCCGGGTTCATCCGGATGCTCCAACGCATCCGCTACCGCGACGGCAAGCTCGGCGTCGCCACGCGCAACCACTACACCGAGGCGGATTGGAACGTTTCCAATCGCTGGCTGGTGCGCGACCTCACCGACGAACTCGCAGGCGCCAAGGCGCTGCCGTTCGATGCCCGCATCGACCGCAGCAAGTTCCTCCACAACCGCTACGGACTCGATGTCTCGATCCCCGTCGAGGAGCACCACGACCGCTTTATCCCGCTCTCCGAAATCGAGCGCATCGCGTCGCAACTCAAGGACGGTGACTTCGTGAACGTCGTTCGCGGCTCCATCAACGCCGGCCACGCCAACGCCGAGATCTACGGCGGCAAGGCCTGGGTCGGCCACACCGGGCTCATTGCCCACTCGCCGGACGGCACCGTCACCATCATCCACTCCGCCGAACCCAAGGTCCGCGAGGAGCCGCTCGCCGCCTTCATCGCCCGCGGCGTGGAGTCGGCCAAGTCGCCCCAGGCCCGCCAGCGCCTTCTCGGCTTCAAGTTCCTCCGGCTCCAGGACGACCCGCTCGCCAACCTGCGGCAGATCGATGGCGATGACACGCCGCGGGTCACGCTGCCGGGTGGGGCACGCGCTGGACTTTGA
- a CDS encoding TonB-dependent receptor: MNYTVPHGRLGRIPSRLLQVATSLFLTLVLGAVAAHAADAAGTGTISGTVTSSVTQNAMQGAAVTLPGMNRTTLTDDAGYFVFLNVPAGIVDLTVSYTGFTPTTERVNVSAGATARLDVSLKSADVVTMEKYTVQSVREGQALSITEQRNATNPKNVMALDEWGVLPTQNVGELLSRMPGVSFQTDEDDLINSVDIRGMVSSNGQSFTRLVVDGMSSTGVGGNGRTATLHSFSAAMYEQIELIAGQTPDKRADSIGGQINLKSRSPLAMKERQRFAYNLGGRYTPGTSARNSDLGKHPLGYTATMDYTGVFDIAGGTRNLGISASIAQQQITTQFDYDVLQYAATTDASTAYFRDYDKRSGANHRFITGLGLRADYRLSPTTTVSARFTYNAGREPFFHYTFINPFASTGIVAGSNSTRAEISTSGNGQMLLTPRTYSFTSNNPTGTLFFEHNFGRLKIDHAWRMSRTHWDSNAGNNREGGQLTLRTKGSIGFILDNSDLTGRVFTQTAGPNVYDPASYTSYVVTRSTTANRSTVPVDQTSVRLDKRGTITNTDEWSGTINATYPLPFTFPVTLKAGADTVNRRVNNFQSNPLRWYLKENNYISDTALMPITTFEENHGGQRLPIFNPVAVSETLNNGKWAQDEYYTASQNFTSSRHFKEMVDAGYLQSHVTLGQLKLVGGARIEKVKTYVWTYYRDTAVRVPAAAGEPDPYKRAAMEYTKGGANGEYTKLFPSIHGSYNVTPNLVARASWSTSYARPDMLQLIPGISVTTYDHADDNGYEGKVTYGNPNMKPQLAKNIDLKLEYYPTVNGVYSVGAFRKNITDYLPASGINYGTVETVGEGPNNGFGGEYAGYQIFRPQNIGTLRVQGVELDFRQRLTFLPGALKGLTVRGNYTVITGKGQFVYSAAQVGFVERRTADIPGLVPRTANLGLQYTYGKFDVSADLSYSSDYAVTNSGTVGTIGTASWVQLMVHRKSLTRLNVGFYYRVRPNATAYLNVNNITEAGPDRYTWVPERKRSLWITPMSINFGVKGTF, translated from the coding sequence ATGAACTACACCGTTCCGCACGGCCGACTTGGCCGTATTCCGTCTCGGCTGTTGCAGGTCGCAACGAGCCTGTTCCTTACCCTGGTCCTCGGGGCAGTCGCGGCCCACGCCGCGGACGCCGCCGGTACCGGCACCATCAGCGGCACCGTGACCAGCTCGGTGACCCAAAACGCCATGCAAGGCGCGGCAGTCACGCTCCCGGGCATGAACCGCACGACCCTTACCGACGATGCCGGCTATTTCGTATTCCTGAATGTACCCGCGGGCATCGTCGACCTGACCGTGAGCTACACCGGGTTCACGCCGACCACCGAGCGCGTCAACGTCTCGGCCGGCGCGACCGCCCGGCTCGATGTGTCACTCAAGTCTGCCGACGTCGTGACCATGGAGAAGTACACGGTGCAATCCGTGCGTGAAGGCCAGGCGCTCTCCATCACCGAGCAGCGCAATGCGACGAACCCGAAGAACGTCATGGCCCTCGACGAGTGGGGCGTCCTGCCGACGCAGAACGTCGGCGAACTGCTGTCCCGCATGCCCGGCGTTTCGTTCCAAACCGACGAAGACGACCTGATCAACAGCGTCGATATCCGCGGCATGGTTTCCTCCAACGGCCAGAGCTTTACCCGCCTCGTGGTCGACGGCATGTCCTCGACCGGCGTCGGCGGCAACGGCCGCACCGCCACGCTGCATTCGTTCTCGGCCGCGATGTATGAGCAGATCGAACTCATCGCCGGCCAGACGCCGGACAAGCGCGCCGATTCGATCGGCGGCCAGATCAACCTAAAATCCCGTTCCCCCCTTGCGATGAAGGAGCGCCAGCGCTTCGCGTATAACTTGGGTGGCCGCTACACGCCGGGTACCAGCGCACGTAACAGCGATCTGGGCAAACATCCCCTAGGGTATACTGCAACGATGGATTACACTGGGGTCTTCGACATTGCTGGCGGTACGCGAAATCTCGGCATCAGCGCAAGCATCGCGCAGCAGCAAATAACTACCCAGTTCGATTACGATGTGCTGCAATACGCTGCTACGACGGATGCCTCAACCGCGTACTTCCGTGACTATGATAAGCGAAGTGGCGCCAATCACCGGTTCATTACTGGTCTCGGCCTACGCGCCGATTACCGCTTGTCGCCTACAACGACGGTGTCCGCACGATTCACCTATAATGCAGGCCGCGAACCATTTTTCCATTATACCTTCATTAATCCCTTCGCCTCCACCGGCATCGTTGCCGGGTCCAATTCCACCCGCGCCGAGATCAGCACTAGCGGCAATGGGCAGATGCTCCTCACGCCTCGGACCTATTCTTTCACGAGCAATAATCCCACCGGTACGCTCTTCTTTGAACACAACTTTGGTCGATTGAAAATCGACCATGCGTGGCGCATGAGCCGGACCCATTGGGATTCGAATGCAGGTAACAACCGAGAGGGTGGGCAGCTAACGCTTCGGACGAAGGGTTCGATCGGATTCATTCTCGATAACTCGGACCTGACCGGCCGCGTTTTCACGCAGACTGCAGGACCGAATGTGTACGATCCCGCGTCGTATACTTCGTACGTCGTGACCAGATCCACCACCGCGAACCGGAGCACCGTTCCGGTGGACCAAACCTCCGTTCGTCTCGATAAGCGTGGCACGATCACAAATACCGACGAGTGGAGCGGCACAATCAATGCAACGTACCCGCTGCCGTTCACTTTTCCTGTCACACTCAAGGCCGGCGCCGACACCGTGAATCGGCGGGTGAATAATTTCCAGTCGAACCCGTTGCGCTGGTACTTGAAGGAGAATAACTACATCTCCGACACGGCCTTGATGCCAATCACGACGTTTGAAGAAAATCACGGCGGCCAACGCTTGCCGATCTTTAACCCCGTCGCGGTGAGCGAGACCCTCAATAATGGCAAGTGGGCCCAAGATGAATATTATACGGCTTCACAGAACTTCACGAGCTCACGCCACTTCAAAGAGATGGTCGATGCCGGATACCTGCAGAGCCACGTGACGCTCGGACAACTTAAGTTGGTCGGGGGCGCGCGCATCGAGAAGGTGAAGACATACGTCTGGACCTATTATCGCGATACAGCGGTGAGAGTCCCCGCTGCCGCCGGCGAGCCTGATCCCTACAAACGGGCTGCGATGGAATATACGAAAGGCGGCGCGAATGGCGAGTACACCAAGCTTTTCCCGAGCATCCACGGCAGCTATAACGTCACACCTAACCTCGTGGCGAGAGCAAGCTGGTCAACCAGCTATGCGCGGCCGGATATGCTCCAGCTGATTCCTGGGATATCGGTTACGACCTATGACCATGCTGATGATAATGGATATGAAGGCAAGGTCACGTACGGTAATCCCAATATGAAGCCGCAGTTGGCCAAGAATATTGACCTGAAGTTGGAGTATTATCCCACCGTCAACGGCGTGTACTCGGTCGGTGCATTCCGAAAGAACATCACTGACTATCTGCCTGCCTCTGGCATTAATTACGGGACGGTCGAGACGGTAGGAGAAGGGCCGAACAATGGCTTTGGCGGCGAGTACGCCGGGTACCAGATCTTTCGTCCGCAAAACATCGGCACGCTGAGGGTTCAAGGTGTCGAGCTCGATTTCCGCCAACGGTTGACCTTCCTACCCGGTGCGCTGAAGGGCTTAACCGTGCGCGGCAACTACACGGTGATCACGGGTAAGGGGCAGTTTGTGTACAGCGCTGCCCAAGTCGGCTTCGTCGAACGCAGGACGGCCGATATCCCAGGGCTCGTGCCGCGGACCGCCAACCTTGGGCTACAGTACACGTATGGAAAATTCGATGTGTCCGCGGACCTGAGCTACTCCAGCGACTATGCGGTCACGAACAGCGGCACGGTGGGCACGATCGGCACAGCGTCCTGGGTCCAGCTAATGGTCCATCGTAAGTCACTCACCCGCCTGAACGTCGGGTTCTACTACCGCGTGCGGCCCAACGCGACAGCCTACCTTAATGTGAACAATATTACTGAGGCGGGGCCGGACCGCTATACTTGGGTGCCGGAGCGCAAGCGCAGTCTTTGGATCACGCCGATGTCGATCAACTTTGGCGTGAAGGGCACGTTCTAG
- a CDS encoding heparan-alpha-glucosaminide N-acetyltransferase domain-containing protein yields MNPTGRLVSLDAFRGATVAAMLLVNNPGTWHDVYPPLRHASWHGWTPTDMVFPFFLWIVGVAMTLSFGRRLEQGASPAELYRHVIVRAAIIFALGLLLATFPFGLYPGHTVVLGKLRIMGVLQRIALCYAAAGAIVLTTRVRGQVAWVAGLLLAYAAALQFIPVPGYGAGVLEPQGNLAWWVDSHLLAGHTWSGAPVRGFDPEGLLSTIPAIATTLLGALAGTWLRSARPLNARLGGLLAGGGGLVVAGLLWHLWLPINKNLWTSSFVLFMAGSAAVGLTLCAWLIDVRGWRRWAAPAVIFGMNAIAMYVLAGLVARMLTLIRWTDVAGTRVVLKTWLYNHVFVPVAPPELASLLFALAFVGVHFLVAWAMWRRQWFIKI; encoded by the coding sequence ATGAACCCCACCGGTCGGCTCGTTTCCCTCGATGCGTTCCGTGGCGCCACGGTCGCCGCGATGTTGCTCGTGAACAATCCCGGCACCTGGCACGACGTGTATCCGCCCTTGCGGCACGCCAGCTGGCATGGGTGGACGCCGACCGACATGGTGTTCCCGTTCTTTCTGTGGATTGTCGGCGTGGCGATGACGCTGTCGTTCGGCCGGCGGCTGGAGCAGGGGGCGAGCCCGGCGGAATTGTACCGGCACGTGATCGTGCGGGCGGCGATCATCTTCGCGCTCGGGCTGCTGCTGGCGACGTTCCCCTTTGGGTTGTATCCCGGCCATACCGTCGTGCTCGGCAAGCTCCGGATCATGGGTGTGCTGCAGCGCATCGCGTTGTGCTATGCCGCGGCGGGGGCAATCGTGCTCACCACGCGGGTGCGCGGGCAGGTCGCATGGGTCGCGGGCCTGTTGCTGGCCTACGCGGCGGCGCTGCAGTTCATCCCGGTGCCGGGCTACGGCGCGGGTGTGCTCGAGCCGCAGGGCAATCTCGCGTGGTGGGTGGATTCGCACCTGCTCGCCGGCCACACCTGGTCGGGCGCCCCGGTGCGCGGTTTCGATCCGGAGGGCCTGCTTTCGACGATTCCCGCGATCGCGACGACGCTGCTCGGCGCGCTGGCTGGCACCTGGCTGCGGAGCGCGCGCCCGCTGAACGCGAGACTCGGCGGGCTGCTGGCGGGTGGGGGAGGCCTGGTGGTCGCGGGGCTGCTGTGGCACCTCTGGCTGCCGATCAACAAGAACCTCTGGACCAGCTCTTTTGTGCTGTTCATGGCGGGCAGCGCGGCGGTCGGGCTCACGCTGTGCGCCTGGCTGATCGACGTGCGGGGCTGGCGCCGCTGGGCCGCGCCGGCGGTGATCTTCGGCATGAACGCGATCGCGATGTACGTGCTCGCGGGCCTGGTGGCGCGGATGCTGACGCTGATCCGCTGGACCGATGTGGCGGGCACGCGGGTGGTTTTGAAGACGTGGCTGTATAACCACGTTTTCGTGCCGGTGGCCCCGCCGGAGCTGGCGTCGCTCCTGTTCGCCCTGGCGTTTGTGGGCGTCCACTTCCTCGTCGCCTGGGCGATGTGGCGGCGGCAGTGGTTCATCAAGATCTGA